DNA sequence from the Alkalilimnicola ehrlichii MLHE-1 genome:
GGCGTGCGTTTCTCGCCCCATTTTTACACCGAGCCAACCCGCCTGGAGTACGCCACCGAGCAACTCCTCGCCGCCCTGCCCCACTGCCGGGCTTGAGCGGGCGGGGCAGGCACCGCGAGGCCTCACATGGTGTGGGTGGGGCGGTCCGACTCCAGGGCGCCGGCCAGGTACTCCTCAATCTTGCGGCGGGCGGCGCCGTTGTCCTTGTCGGAGAACTGCACCCCGACGCCGGCGGTGCGGTTGCCTTGGGCCCCCTGGGGGGTGATCCAGGCGATGCGCCCGACCACCGGGATCTTCTCCGACTCCTCCATGAGCGAGAGCAGCATGAAGACCTCGTCGCCGAGCTGGTAGCTTTTGCTGTTGGGCACGAAGAGGCCACCGTTTTTCAGGAACGGCATATAGGCGGCATAGAGGGCCGACTTGTCCTTGATGGACAAGGACAGAATGCCGTGACGACTACGGGGCTTACGAGGTGTTTCCGCCATACGCTGCTCTCCTCCCTGCCGTTAGTCTCCCACGCCCGCCCCGGGATTGAAACCGGCGCAGGGCAGCGGCGTCAGACCGCTTCCAACCAACCCACCAGCAACGACTCCCTGACCAACTGCGGATTGAGCGGGTGGCCCTGGCGGTACTGGGCCTCGTGGACCGCCTCCAGGTGGCCGAGGACGGCGGTCGGGGTTGTCTCCGCCGCCAGCGCCCGGAGCGGGGCGGCGGGCGCAGCACGGCTCGCCTCCGCCCCCCCGGCCTGGAACCGGGCCAGTTCGGCGAGCAGGGTGGCCAACACATCCAGAAACACCGGAAGGTCCAGGTCGGCCCAGTCGCGGGCCAGCGCGATCGGGTCCTGGCGGCCCTGGTGCAGGGCGAGCAGATCCGCGGCGAGGCGATCCAATCGCTCGGGTAGCCCCGCCTCCTCCCAGGCCAGCCCCCGGAAGGGCGCCCCCCCGGCCAGCGCCAAGGTGCGCTCGGTGACGGTCAGCCCCTGGCCCCGCAACCCGCTCAAGGCCCTCTCCGCGGGCGGGACCGGTATCGTCAGGTGGCGGCAGCGACTGCGGATGGTGGCGGGCAGTTGCGCCGGGCGTGAGCTCACCAATACCAGGAGAGTGGTGGCGGGCGGTTCCTCGAGGGTCTTCAGCAGGCTGTTGGCCGCATTGACGGTCAGGGTGTCCGCCGGATCGATCAGTGCGATCCGCCATCCACCGAACCGCGCACTCAGGTTGAGAAAGCGTCCGAGGGCACGCACCGCATCGACGGTAATCACCGCCCGCTCCTCGGGCGCCAAGTGGCGGAAATCCGGGTGCAGGCCCCGAGCCAGCGCGCGACACGATTCACAACGCCCGCAGGCCCGGCCCCCCTCGCCCGGCTGGTGACAGAGCAAGGCACGCACCAGGTGGCCACCCAGCAGCGACTTACCGGTGCCCGCAGGCCCGGCCAGCAACAGCGCGTGTGGCAGCTGCCCGGACGCCGCCTGGCGCAACAGTTCCGAGAGCCTGTCGTCGAGCCACTCCGGCACCGATCCGGTCGGTGGGGTCCAAGCCGGTTCCGCCAGCTCGCTGGCTGGGGTATCCGCCATCAGTGCGCCTCCGTGCCGCTGAGCCAGCGCGTGACCGCCGAGGCCAGGGCCTCCTCCAAGGCAGTTAACACGGCCTCCAGGGGTTGACCGGCATCCACCCGCCGGATGCGCTCGGGGAAGCGTTCTGCCAACGCCGCGTAACCTTCGTGCACGCGCTCGAAGAACCCGTCCCGCTCCTGCTCGAAGCGGTCGGGGGCCTCGCCCCGGCCGGCGGCGCGAGCCAGGCCGGTTTCCACCGGCACATCCAGCCAGAGTGTCAGGTCCGGGCGCAGCGCACCCTGGGTCCAGTCCTCCAATGCTGCAATCCGTTCGGCACCGAGACCCCGGCCCCAGCCCTGGTAGGCGTAACTGGCGTCGGTGAAACGGTCGCAGACCACCCACTGGCCCCGCTCCAGGGCCGGCCAGATCCGTTTGTCCAGGTGCTCGGAGCGGGCCGCGAACATGAGTAACGCCTCGGTGGCGGGGGCCATGGGCGGCTCCGACTGACCGAGCAGCAACGCCCGGATGCGTTCCCCCAACGGGGTGCCGCCGGGCTCCCTGGTCATCACCGCGTCGATCCCCTGCCGTTGCAGGTACTCCCGCACGCGGGTCAGGGCGGTGCTCTTACCCGCCCCTTCCAGCCCCTCCAGCGTGATAAAACGGCCCCGGGTCATTCGCCCTCCCCCAGAATGTAGCGGCGCACGGCACGGTTGTGTTCCGCCAGGGTGCGGGAGAATTGGTGGCTGCCGTCGCCGCGCGAGACGAAGTAGAGGTAGTCGTGGTCCGCCGGGTTCACGGCCGCGCGGATCGAGGCGCTGCCGGGCATGGCAATGGGCGTCGGGGGCAGGCCGTGGCGGGTGTAGGTGTTATAAGGCGTGTCCCGGCGCAGATCGGCGCTGCGTATGCGCCCGTCATAGGCCTCACCCATGCCGTAGATGACCGTCGGGTCGGTCTGCAGGCGCATGCCCTTTTCCAGCCGCCGGGTGAAGACGCCGGCCACCTTCGCCCGCTCCCCGTCCCGCCCGGTCTCGCGCTCGATGATGGAGGCCAGAATCAGCGCCTCGTAGGGCGTCTCCAGGGGCAGTCCGTCGGCCCGCGCCGCCCACTCCTCCTCCAGGCGGCGCTCCATGCGGCGCATGGCGCGGGCCAGCAGGTCACGGTCGGTGGTCCCGCGGGGGAAGGTGTAGGTACTGGGGTAGAACCAGCCCTCCGGGTGACGATCCGGCTTGCCCAGCTCGGCCATCACCCCCTCATCGTCCAGCCCCTTAAGGGTCTGCTCCAGGGCCGGGTGGGCTTCGATGAGACGCCGCATCTGGCGGAAGGTGAGGCCCTCGACCACGGTGATGCGGTGCTGGACGACCTCGCCTCGGGCGAACCGCTCCAGGGCATCCAGCACGCTGATGCCCGGCTCCAGGGCGTACTCGCCCGCCTGGACCCGGGCGTCGTCGCCGGTATAGCGGGCGTACAGCCGCAGGGCCAGGCCATCCTCGAAGGCCGTCTCCCGCTCCAGCCGCTCAACCACTTGGCGGAAGGAGGCGCCCCGGGGGATCTCGATGACCACCGACTCCCCGTCCGCTGTGATAGGCGCAGTGAGCCGGTCCCAGGCCTGCCAGGCCCAGGCACCGACCGCCAGGGCGGCCATCACCAAGAGCAGCGTCGTCAGCAGCGTGAGACGGGCCCAGTTCATGCTTCGCCCCGCCCCGGACCGGGGACGACGCCCTGAGCGCACAGCGCCTGCTGCAGCCGCCGGGTGACGGGGCCCGGGGCGGCCCATACGGTCCCGTCCGACAGGCCCCGCACCGGCCAGATGCCGGCCAGCGAATTGCTCACAAACACCTCGTCCATCCCTCTCAGGGCATTCGGATCCACCGGTGTCACTTCGTAGGGGATCTGCAATTCATCCGATAACAACATGATATTACGACGCATAACCCCGGCGACACCACAATCGTCCAGGGGCGGGGTGATCAGGGTCTCGCCGGCCACGCCGAACAGGTTGCTGGCCGTGCCTTCGATCAGCCACCCCTCTCCATCGCGGACCAGGCCCTCCGCCCAGCGCTCGTCGCTCCATTCACTCCGGGCCAGGACCTGCTCCAGGCGGTTGAGGTGTTTGAGGCCGGCCAACAGCGGCTGGCGGGCCAGCCGAGTTTGACACAGAAACAGCTCGATGCCATTGCGCCAGTGCGTCTCAGGCCAGTCCGGCCAGGGGTGGAGGGTGAGGATGCGGGTGCCCTCGGGCTCAGCGGGTGGGGCATACCCCCGGCCGCCGCTGCCGCGGGTGTAGAGCAGCTTGAGCAGCCCATGCCCGGTGGGCTGCTGCCGGCAGAGGGCGCGGGCCTCGCGCCAGAGCGGCTCCGCCGGAGGCTCCGGCAGCTGCAACCGGGCGCAGCCAGCACGTAGCCGGTCCAGGTGCGCCTCCCAAAGGCGGGGCCGGCCGGCCACCACAGCGATGGTCTCGAACAGGCCATCGCCGTAGGCCAGGCCCCGATCGTTCACGGCAATCCGGTCGCAGGGAACGCCGTTGACCCAGGTGACCGCCATGGCCGGTCCGCGGCCTAGACGCGCCGGAAGACCAGACTGCCGTTGGTCCCGCCGAAACCGAAGGAGTTGGACAGGGCCACATTCATGGTCAGGTCCCGGGCCTCATTGGGCACGAAGTCCAGCCGGCAGTCCGGGTCCGGCTCCTCGTAATTGATCGTTGGTGGCGCCACCTGATCGCGCAAGGCGAGCAGTGAGAAGATCGCCTCCACCCCGCCGGCGGCGCCGAGCAGGTGGCCGGTCATGGACTTGGTGGAACTCATCGCCAGGCGATCGGCGTGGTCCCCGAAGGCGGTGCGCACGGCCTCCACCTCAACGCGGTCACCGGCCGGTGTGGAGGTGCCGTGGGCATTGATGTAGTCCACCTGATCGGGCGTGATGTGCGCATCCCGCAGCGCATGCACCATGCACCGACGGGCGCCGTCGCCCCCCTCCGCCGGCAAGGTGATGTGATAGGCGTCGCCGCTCATGCCAAAGCCAGCCAGTTCGCCGTAAATGGTCGCACCGCGGCGCTTGGCCGCCTCCATCTCCTCGAGCACCACGATGCCGGCGCCCTCGCCCAGGACGAAGCCGTCCCGTCCCTTTTCAAAGGGGCGGCTGGCCTGAGCGGGCTCGTCATTGCGGTTGGAGAGCGCCCGGGCGGCGGCAAAGCCCGCCAGCCCCAGGGGCGAGATGGGCATCTCGGAGCCGCCCGCCAGCATGGCGTCCACATCACCATAGGCGATGGCGCGGGCCGCCTGGCCGATGTTATGGGTGCCCGCGGCGCAGGCGGTGACCGTGGCCAGGTTAGGCCCCTTAAGGCCGTAGCGG
Encoded proteins:
- a CDS encoding PilZ domain-containing protein, which produces MAETPRKPRSRHGILSLSIKDKSALYAAYMPFLKNGGLFVPNSKSYQLGDEVFMLLSLMEESEKIPVVGRIAWITPQGAQGNRTAGVGVQFSDKDNGAARRKIEEYLAGALESDRPTHTM
- the holB gene encoding DNA polymerase III subunit delta', with protein sequence MADTPASELAEPAWTPPTGSVPEWLDDRLSELLRQAASGQLPHALLLAGPAGTGKSLLGGHLVRALLCHQPGEGGRACGRCESCRALARGLHPDFRHLAPEERAVITVDAVRALGRFLNLSARFGGWRIALIDPADTLTVNAANSLLKTLEEPPATTLLVLVSSRPAQLPATIRSRCRHLTIPVPPAERALSGLRGQGLTVTERTLALAGGAPFRGLAWEEAGLPERLDRLAADLLALHQGRQDPIALARDWADLDLPVFLDVLATLLAELARFQAGGAEASRAAPAAPLRALAAETTPTAVLGHLEAVHEAQYRQGHPLNPQLVRESLLVGWLEAV
- the tmk gene encoding dTMP kinase, with product MTRGRFITLEGLEGAGKSTALTRVREYLQRQGIDAVMTREPGGTPLGERIRALLLGQSEPPMAPATEALLMFAARSEHLDKRIWPALERGQWVVCDRFTDASYAYQGWGRGLGAERIAALEDWTQGALRPDLTLWLDVPVETGLARAAGRGEAPDRFEQERDGFFERVHEGYAALAERFPERIRRVDAGQPLEAVLTALEEALASAVTRWLSGTEAH
- the mltG gene encoding endolytic transglycosylase MltG, whose protein sequence is MNWARLTLLTTLLLVMAALAVGAWAWQAWDRLTAPITADGESVVIEIPRGASFRQVVERLERETAFEDGLALRLYARYTGDDARVQAGEYALEPGISVLDALERFARGEVVQHRITVVEGLTFRQMRRLIEAHPALEQTLKGLDDEGVMAELGKPDRHPEGWFYPSTYTFPRGTTDRDLLARAMRRMERRLEEEWAARADGLPLETPYEALILASIIERETGRDGERAKVAGVFTRRLEKGMRLQTDPTVIYGMGEAYDGRIRSADLRRDTPYNTYTRHGLPPTPIAMPGSASIRAAVNPADHDYLYFVSRGDGSHQFSRTLAEHNRAVRRYILGEGE
- the pabC gene encoding aminodeoxychorismate lyase — protein: MAVTWVNGVPCDRIAVNDRGLAYGDGLFETIAVVAGRPRLWEAHLDRLRAGCARLQLPEPPAEPLWREARALCRQQPTGHGLLKLLYTRGSGGRGYAPPAEPEGTRILTLHPWPDWPETHWRNGIELFLCQTRLARQPLLAGLKHLNRLEQVLARSEWSDERWAEGLVRDGEGWLIEGTASNLFGVAGETLITPPLDDCGVAGVMRRNIMLLSDELQIPYEVTPVDPNALRGMDEVFVSNSLAGIWPVRGLSDGTVWAAPGPVTRRLQQALCAQGVVPGPGRGEA
- the fabF gene encoding beta-ketoacyl-ACP synthase II; translated protein: MSKRRVAVTGLGLVCPQGNTVDEAWENILAGRSAARSIDRFDASEFPVQFAAMLQGFDVGRYLSPKEARKMDPFIHYAIAAGVQAMEDSGLAVSDENADRIGVSIGSGIGGISGIEANMAVLNRSGARRISPFFVPSSIINMASGHLSIRYGLKGPNLATVTACAAGTHNIGQAARAIAYGDVDAMLAGGSEMPISPLGLAGFAAARALSNRNDEPAQASRPFEKGRDGFVLGEGAGIVVLEEMEAAKRRGATIYGELAGFGMSGDAYHITLPAEGGDGARRCMVHALRDAHITPDQVDYINAHGTSTPAGDRVEVEAVRTAFGDHADRLAMSSTKSMTGHLLGAAGGVEAIFSLLALRDQVAPPTINYEEPDPDCRLDFVPNEARDLTMNVALSNSFGFGGTNGSLVFRRV